From Punica granatum isolate Tunisia-2019 chromosome 1, ASM765513v2, whole genome shotgun sequence:
GTTCATGCCTCAGTCCCAATCACAGAGCTAAAGGTAACGAAATCCTTTTTGTCCACGTTAAAATCGGATCTTCTTTGCTTTGTGACAATTGCTCTGCAGAAAATGTGCCAGTTCTGAACATGAGAAGTCCTCCGGCTCGGTTGGTGATGACACGGGAACTCTTTCGTCTGTTTACAGGGAATGCAAATGGACTTGTGGTCCTCTACAAGGATATGGAGTCTTGTGGTGAATATGCAGACATAAGAGTGTTATGGGAGATGGTTCAGTCTTCTCGGCCTCTAAGCTCCCAAACCACCGGAGCCAGGACCACCAAGAATCACTGGAAGTTCTGTTTCAGGCCAtattactgaaaaaaaaaaaaaaaaagaaagattggTCGCAGCTGCCTGGGGCTCGGGAACTCAGTTATGAAGTTTGAACCATGCCAATTGAAGATAGGCAGCGCAGTAATATTTCGGTTCAGATCTCGTGTAAATCTATCACAAGAAAGGAATAGTTGTCTAGTGTACGAAGCTATGTCCTGCTGAATTGCTGTGAGTTTTCGTTGTTCCAGCAAAAATTTTGAGCAATAACTGTAGAAACTGAACTCCGGTCATGTTTGTTAAAGACAAGAACACGAGATTCTATCCTTCAATGCAGCTCTTGCAGGGAAAAAGAAACCAAAAAAGGATTGTTGAGAACACTGCAAAGGTAGAAGAGAGAGTAATCTCAATTAAATGTCTTGAACTAATGCTTGCTCAAATACCTCTGTACAGCAAAGCACATTGCCACATAAACCGGGGTTCAATCTGATGCAAGCCTTATTACTGATCCTCATTGAACTATAGACTGAAATTTGTTGATCAGATGGGCATCTAGATCTAGAATGAAGAGATTTAGGCATGCAGTAAGTAGAAACTTGTTCTTGCTGCAAAGTAAGTAAGCTGGAACTATGGACCAGTGGAACCGCCCAATCACATTATGCAGGGCCACCCTCATGGAGGAGCATCTGATCAAAGTCCCACACTCCTGCAAATGTCGTAACATAAACCAACATTCTTTAGTGCAGAAAAAGTGAGAAACATGATAACTAGGAAGGCAATGAAAGGTAAGAAGAAACTGGAGGAGTCAAATTCTAAATCAGATCCATACCGTGGCCTTTCCCAATCCTTCTCAGTTGAGAAACATATTCTGAAATCTTTTTGATTGCTGCAATCTGTCGAGAAGGAAAGATCAGCTAAGACGAGATCCCAGATTCTTACGGCTGAATTTGCACTTTGTTGAAACTGATTTGACAAGCAAAACATGGAGTTGTCGAATTCACCTGATCAGTTAAAAACTCGGATTCAATGAAATCTTCCATCTGGGTGTCATTGCATCTTTTTGCCACCTAAC
This genomic window contains:
- the LOC116194069 gene encoding uncharacterized protein LOC116194069, with product MIEWWRRRRGRSWFCSRSSVLWPAKSTLLKISSCLSPNHRAKENVPVLNMRSPPARLVMTRELFRLFTGNANGLVVLYKDMESCGEYADIRVLWEMVQSSRPLSSQTTGARTTKNHWKFCFRPYY